A section of the Malus sylvestris chromosome 17, drMalSylv7.2, whole genome shotgun sequence genome encodes:
- the LOC126610671 gene encoding protein disulfide isomerase-like 1-6 encodes MSRPKPTSRFILFTLTLLLLFHFPTPIKSSEPQNPAADETEDGELEELLALDEQVEQEEDQDGGPTTRSSEAELLSKAQRIVLELNHDNTKRVIENNEYVLVLGYAPWCSRSAELMPQFAEAATALKELGSPLLMAKLDAERHAKTASSLEIKGFPTLLLFVNGTSQAYTGGFSAEEIVTWARKKTGEPVIRISSVTEAAEFLKKSDIFVLGVFENFEGPEHKEFVKAAAADSAIQFVEVSNIEVANVLFQNVKPTNGFLGIVKSEPERYTAYEGTFRVDEILQFLDYNKFPLVNRLTEANSAKVYSSPIQLQVHVFADADDFKKLIEPLQDVARQFKSKILFIYIDITDENLAKPYLTVYGLEESNSAVVTAFDIRGNSKYLLESDPTPSNLEEFCSGLLHGTVSPHFKSQPIPDNKNVTVQSIVGKTFDDLVLNSHKNVVLEVYTPWCITCETTAKHVEKLAKHFKSVDNLLFTRIDASANEHPKLQVSDYPTLLLYTANDKGNPIKLSTKSSLKDVATTINKHLKAKDNAAKDEL; translated from the exons ATGTCCAGACCAAAACCCACCTCCAGATTCATCCTCTTCACCCTCACCCTCCTCCTCCTATTCCATTTCCCAACCCCCATCAAATCCTCCGAACCCCAAAACCCCGCCGCTGACGAAACCGAAGACGGCGAACTGGAAGAGCTCCTGGCATTGGACGAACAAGTAGAACAAGAAGAAGACCAAGACGGTGGGCCCACCACAAGGTCCTCGGAGGCCGAGCTTTTATCCAAAGCACAGAGGATTGTTCTGGAGCTTAATCATGACAATACAAAGAGGGTGATTGAGAACAATGAGTATGTTCTGGTTCTCGGGTACGCTCCCTGGTGTTCAAGGAGTGCTGAGCTGATGCCTCAGTTTGCTGAGGCTGCCACTGCGCTGAAGGAATTGGGGAGCCCTCTTTTGATGGCCAAGCTTGATGCCGAGCGGCACGCGAAAACCGCGTCGTCTCTCGAGATCAAAGGGTTCCCTACTCTGCTTCTGTTTGTCAATGGCACCTCCCAAGCGTACACTGGTGGATTTTCTGC GGAAGAAATAGTGACATGGGCGAGGAAGAAAACCGGTGAACCTGTTATTAGGATAAGCTCGGTGACAGAGGCAGCAGAATTTCTCAAGAAGTCCGACATATTTGTTCTTGGcgtgtttgaaaattttgag GGGCCCGAGCACAAAGAATTTGTAAAAGCAGCGGCAGCTGACAGTGCCATCCAGTTCGTAGAAGTAAGCAACATTGAGGTTGCTaatgttctctttcaaaatgtAAAACCAACTAATGGTTTCCTTGGAATTGTGAAAAGTGAGCCAGAAAGATACACTGCATATG AAGGGACCTTTAGAGTGGATGAAATATTGCAGTTTCTGGACTATAACAAGTTTCCATTAGTTAACAGACTTACTGAAGCAAATTCTGCAAAAGTGTACTCCAGTCCTATTCAACTTCAG GTTCATGTTTTTGCAGACGCGGATGACTTCAAGAAACTTATTGAGCCCCTTCAAGATGTTGCTAGACAGTTCAAGTCAAAG ATACTGTTCATATATATAGACATTACAGATGAAAATCTTGCTAAGCCTTACTTAACAGTATATGGGCTTGAAGAATCAAACAGTGCTGTG GTCACTGCTTTTGATATTAGAGGGAACTCTAAATATCTATTAGAATCAGATCCAACGCCAAGCAATCTTGAA GAGTTCTGCTCAGGCCTATTACATGGTACTGTATCTCCGCACTTCAAATCGCAACCAATACCTGATAAC AAGAATGTAACCGTCCAGAGCATTGTAGGAAAGACATTTGATGACTTGGTTTTAAATAGTCACAAGAATGTGGTACTAGAG GTATACACACCATGGTGCATCACCTGTGAGACCACTGCCAAGCATGTAGAGAAGTTGGCTAAGCACTTTAAAAGTGTGGATAATCTACTCTTCACAAGAATAGATGCGTCTGCAAATGAACATCCAAAACTGCAA GTAAGCGACTATCCAACACTCTTGCTGTACACAGCCAACGATAAAGGCAATCCG ATCAAACTTTCTACAAAATCGAGCTTGAAGGACGTGGCTACAACTAtcaacaaacatttgaaagccAAGGATAACGCCGCTAAAGATGAATTATAG
- the LOC126610672 gene encoding glyoxylate/hydroxypyruvate/pyruvate reductase 2KGR-like, translating to MESIAVLMPIPMSSYLEQELEKRFNLLKLWTVPNKTQFIKDHSASIRAIVGNASAGADAELIAALPKLEIVSSFSVGIDKVDLKTCKEKGIRVTNTPDVLTDDVADLAIGLTLAVLRRLCESDRYVRSGQWKEGDYKLTTKFTGKTVGIIGLGRIGKAVAKRAEAFSCPIAYFSRTEKPDLKFKYYPSVVELAANCDVLVVACPLTEETRHIINREVINALGPKGVLINVGRGPHVDEPELVSALVEGRLGGAGLDVYEKEPEVPEELFALENVVLLPHVGSGTVETRSTMADLVIGNLEAHFLKKPLLTPVV from the exons ATGGAGTCCATCGCCGTCCTCATGCCGATCCCAATGTCCTCCTACTTGGAGCAGGAGCTCGAAAAGCGCTTCAACCTCCTCAAGCTCTGGACCGTCCCCAATAAAACCCAGTTCATCAAGGACCACTCCGCGTCCATCCGTGCCATCGTCGGCAACGCCTCCGCGGGAGCCGACGCCGAGCTCATCGCCGCTCTGCCTAAGCTGGAGATTGTTTCCAGTTTCAGCGTTGGGATCGATAAGGTCGATTTGAAGACGTGTAAGGAAAAGGGTATTCGGGTCACCAACACCCCCGACGTTTTGACCGACGACGTGGCGGACCTTGCTATTGGGCTGACGTTGGCGGTGCTGAGACGGCTGTGTGAGAGTGATCGGTATGTGAGGAGTGGGCAGTGGAAGGAGGGCGACTACAAGTTGACCACcaag TTCACTGGGAAAACTGTTGGCATCATTGGTCTCGGAAGAATTGGCAAGGCAGTTGCAAAGAGAGCCGAGGCTTTTAGCTGCCCAATTGCTTACTTTTCCAGGACAGAAAAGCCAGATTTGAAGTTCAAATACTACCCAAGTGTTGTGGAGTTGGCCGCCAACTGTGATGTTCTAGTTGTTGCGTGCCCCTTAACTGAAGAGACCCGCCACATTATCAATCGCGAAGTCATTAATGCTTTGGGGCCAAAGGGTGTTCTCATCAACGTTGGGAGAGGCCCTCATGTTGACGAACCTGAGCTGGTATCTGCTCTAGTAGAAGGCCGGTTAGGTGGGGCAGGGCTTGACGTTTATGAGAAGGAACCAGAAGTACCTGAAGAGCTGTTTGCGCTCGAGAATGTGGTCCTCTTGCCTCATGTCGGAAGTGGCACGGTAGAAACTCGCAGTACCATGGCAGACCTTGTGATTGGGAATCTTGAGGCTCACTTCTTGAAGAAACCATTGTTGACACCAGTGGTCTAA